The following DNA comes from Brevinematales bacterium.
AGTTACGAAGATGCTATGAAGATTCTAGAAAAAGCAAAAAAACTCAATAGCTCAGCCTTCTTGGTAGTAAGTAAATAACAATTTTTTGTGATTGTTATTAATTCATTCTAATAACAACATATCGGTTTGATAGTAAGTTTTTAACAGCTTTTTATTATGGTAAAATTAACAGGATTCCTTTTACTTTGGTTAACCTTGTTGAATAGAATAGGAAAGTATATTTAAAATACCTTTGTAGATTTGAAATGCCATCTAAAAACCAAAATAGTAACATAATAGCATCTGTTGATGTAGGTAGTTATAAAACTGCTTGTGTGATAGCTGAGGTAATATCTAAAGACGATGTGAGAATTCTTGGAGCTGGACAAGTTTTGTCTGAAGGTGTGAAAAGAGGTACTATAGTAAATATTCAGGAAGCATCCAACAGCATAATGAAAGCAGTTGAAGATGCTGAAATAATGGCAGGAATACAAATAGATAGTTTGTATGTAGGTTTATCTGGAATATATTGTGAGGGAATTAATACTAAATCAGTAGTTGCCGTAAATAATAGAGATAGGGAAATAACGGAAGTTGAGGTAAAAAGGGCAATAAATTCTGCTACGGAAAGAGTAGTACCAATGAACAAAGAAGTAATACATGTTATACCACAGCAATATTCTGTTGATAATCAAGATGGTATTAAAAACCCATTAGGTATGAATGGTACAAGACTTGAGGTATCTTTAAGGATAATAAATGCAAATGTAACACAATTACAAAATCTTATAAAAGCAGTCTCAAAAACAAATCTCGGTATAAATGACTTTATACTAGGGTCTATAGCTGAAAGTGAGATTATACTAACTGAAGAAGAGAAAGATCTAGGTGTTGTTCTGATTGACATTGGTGGTGGCACAACAGAAGTTGTAGGCTACTACAATGGAAATGTTTGGTTCAATGGTTCAATACCTTTAGGTGGTATTGATATAACTAGTGATATATCGACTATTTTTAAAACTACTCTTCAGCAAAGTGAGAAGATAAAAAAACTCTATGGACACTCATCTCCCCTACAAGTCGATGAAAACGAAACAATAGAAGTTCAAATGATAAACAAGCGGATTAAAACAATAAAGAGAATAGATTTAGCAAAGGTTGTAGAAGCAAGGGTGGAAGAGATATTCTCTGAAATCAAAAAACTCTTAGAAAATAGTGGAATGTATGATATTGCTACTGCTGGAGTTGTTCTAACAGGTGGAAGTTCTCTTATACCTGGTATTGAAGAAACTGCAGAGAATGTTTTTGATCTTCCTTGCAGAGTTGGATATATTGAAAACATAGGTGGTGTAGCGGATGCTGTTAAAAATCCAACATTTTCAAAGGCAGTTGGTCTTATATATTACCCTCTCTTGAAGGGAAATGTTATACTCCAAAACTCAAATCAAAACAGAGTTGATTTCCTTAAGAAGATCAAAGATTTTATAAACAACTTTTTCTTTGGCGAATAGGACATTAAAATCACTCAGGATTATAGTTCTTTAAGAATTGATAGGCTTCATTTATTATCCAATCTGGTGTCGACGTTCCTGCTGCTATACCAACTTTTTTCTTTCCTTTTAAAATTGAAGTATCTAGTTGACTTATATTCTCAATGTGTATAGCTTCTGTATACCTTGCACACAAATCTCTTAACTTTTTAGTATTTGAGCTATTGTATCCTCCAAGAACTACCATTAGATCGCATTCTTTTGAAAGTTCTTCAACTGATTTCTGTCTATTGTATACAGGGGGACATATCGTCATAAAAACTCTAACTTCGCCAAATTCGGTAACTAGTTCGCTAACAATACTCTTGAATTTTTGATAGTTCATAGTTGTTTGAGGGAAGACTGCAATCTTCTTAACTCTCGGTATATTGTTTATTTCTTCTTTTGAATATACTACTGTAGCATTATCCTTAACGTTCAGATAGTATCCTCTAGTTTCAGGATGTGATGATTCACCAATTATAACTATATGATATCCTTCCTTCACCATCTTTTTTGTAAGATAATGTACTCTCAATACATAAGGACAACTTGCATCTATAATCTCAACCAAATTGGGATTATTTTTTAGTTTCTCTCTTTCAGAATCAGATATTCCGTGTGCTCTTATAACCACTAAACCTCGTTCATTATAGCTTGAAATATCTTCGTTAAATTCTACATTTTTTCCATCGTATTTCTTTAAGAAATCTTTATTATGTATCAAATCACCTGTAACGTAAACCTTCTCTTTTTGAGTATTAAGTACTTCATCTAATTTATCAACAGCCTTTCTAACACCAAAACAGAATCCTACATCCTTTGCAATTTCAACTTCCATATACCCTACTCCTAAAGGAGTATTTTAATATAACTAATACTCTCCTTCTTTTCAAGAAATAATTATAACTTTTATATCTCACCTGATGAAATTTAAAGATAAAAGTATTATCCAATGTCAAGAATGGTTGATGTTGAAAATTAAAAGATTATACGTTAAATTTTACGCATGAACAAAAAAAAGATAATTTCATTGATAGTTATTCTAGTGGTTATTGCAGGGTTTGGCATAGGTGTGGCTTCAATGGTTTTTTCTCAAAGCAATAGAGATAATTTCGCTAACACAATTAAGGACATAAAGAACAACCCCTTCATGGGACATGGTAAGAAGAGATAATCTACAAGCTCTCTATGTACTTTAATACAAGAGATAAATCGTAATTAGCTCCCATACATATTGTTTTACCTTTTATCTTAGTAAAAGCAATATTATAGCTACCATAACTAAAAAGCTTTGACAGCTCAAGATCGATAACTTCCATGTTATTTATGTTTTTGTTCATCATATCTGATGTTATCTTTATATTTTCCAGGATGTCCATAGGAAATCCAATTGATAGAATAGGTTTCAAGTTGTTGTTAAATAGTATTATGAAGTTCAATCCAAAAAGTTCTTTCGTATAGTAAAGAAGCATAAACATTTTATTATCATCCAAAACTTCTTGCTTTGATAATTTTTGTATTTCACTAAGTGCAAATGAATTTCTAAAACCATAGAAATTTTTAATATCAATTCCCTTAAATTGGACCAACCTAAGAGCAACAGATAAAACATCAATACACTTCTTCAGTACCATATCTGCATCATCATCAAGTTTAATTTCACCTCTGCATTTTGCTACTAAGAAAGTACTCATTTCTCCCGAAACTTTGATGTAAGTATTACCATTTTGTACTATGTAGTACCCTGTTCCAAAGAAAGTAGGTATCTCTTTTTCATCTATATCTCCGTATATGGAATCAAATTTATCTGATAAATACCCTATTCCTTCAACATCACCACCAACTCTTGAAACTACCGTATATAGTGATGATACTATACTTTCAACAGAAGAGAAATATTTTACATCTTCTGCAACCTTTACAAGCAAACTCAATAACCCGAACTTACTTGGAGATAGATTTCTCTCGTAATATTCTTTGATTATTCTAAGATCTTCAATAGTTATAGGTTTTATACTGAATAAATTGTTGTTACCACTTAAACTATCGAGTATTAGCTTTTCTCTGTAAGACTTAGCCTTTTCGAGAAGTCCCATTTTTATCCCCTATCCTACTTAATCTTAAGCTTATCAAATATACGCATGTACAGATCATAATACTCAGAGGAAGCAAACTCCTTTATTTTATCTTCTGGTAGATTTTCAAGAAGTTTATCAAGGTATTGTAAAACTTTTCTAATATCATCTTTCTCTTCTTCAGACAACGACTCAATAGATGATTCTATCTTTGATACTTTTTCTTCGTAAGAGGTTAAGGTTTCTCTTGAAATTTCTTTAGTTTCTAACGTTTGAGATTGTAGCTTTTCTATGTCTTCTATACTTCGCTCAATTTCTTTTGCTTCTTCGGTTATACCTACTTCTGACGTCCTTTCAAATCCTATTCCTAAAATCTCTTCTTTTGCTTCTTCTAATCCAACCTTTATTTCTTCAAATCCAACTTCATCAGGCATAACTGAAAATTCTTTACTTGTTTCACTAACATCTAAACTTATATCGTCTATCACTTCGAAAGTCTCTAACACTGATGGTTTTGAGATAGATTCTTCTATAAGCTTTTCAGATTCGATTGGCGTAGTAATTTCTTGAATTAACTCAGTAGATTCTAAAGAAATGTCCTCAAAAGATGATATTGATAGATCTCCTATTTCTTGAGTACCTGTATATTCTGTTGATTTATCGTATTTTTGATCAGAAGATATAGGTTCTGATACCTCCTCAAAATCGACTATTTGAATATCTTCTGTTTTCAATTCAATTTCACCAACATCTGTAGTATCAATACTACTTTTCTCAGGTTCCCTAGTTTCAGCACTAAGTACATCAAGATCAATTTCTTTAGTTGCCGTTATATCAACAGGGGTATCTACTATTCCAAGGTCTTCTGGAAATGTACTTTTCGTTTCTTGGTACATGGAGTTATCTAGCTCTTCTATCTGCAATTCATCATACTCAAGATCATTTAATTGTGACTCCTTAGATGTTAATTCCGTAGATACACCAACTTCTTCAGGAGATATTGATTCTAAACCTAGATCCGATGATATAGATTCATCAATATCTATGATTTCTTCAGATGGTTTATCTACTATCGGTACTACTTGTTCTTGTTCTACAATCCTATTGTAATCTTCAGTCGACATAACTATGATATCTGATTTATCGGAAGTTGCTTTTTGAGATACAATTTCACTTTCAAGTGATATTGATTCCGATGCATTCTTAAACGCTTCATCTGATATAGGTACTTCGTCAATTTTCTCAACTTTGGTAAAAATACCTTCCTGAACTTGATCAATTGAGGATATTTCATTTCCCTCAATATTTATACCAATATCTTCTATTTCCTCTTCTTTTATACTAGCACCTTCAAGTATATTATCTAGTTCTTCGTTTGATATTGAAATAGTATTTTCTTCTTCAAAACTACCAATTTCCGAATCACAAGTACTTTCAATAACTTCAGTATCTTCAATTTTTTCAAGAGTATTGCTTATGTCTATTGTCTGATCAATATTAATGCTTTTACCCTCTGTTTCTATTTCAGGCAGCGAGCTAATGTCAAGGCTAATATCATAGTTTTTATCAATATCAACATCTATTTGTTCTACCTCTATGATATCTTCCATACTATTGATATCCTCCATGTTCTTATCGTTCACCATAAAATCACCTCAATTCTATTTTGGCACCTCTGTTAGTAATTATTTTTAATAAGTTAGTAATTGTCAAGAAATTTTGATGTACTTTACCACCCATAATAGCAAATACTTCAAGCTCTGTGGTGTTTTTATCTACATATACGGTTTTTCTTGTACTATCATCAAAAACTTCAATTCTGATACTATTCATGAATAAATTATCGTCTTTGGAAATAGTTTTGTTGATTTTAGGCTTCTTTTCTTTAACCGGATCATAATAAGTAGCAATGGTATAGTCAATGTTGGTCAGAGATATTATAACTCCAAATATAATAAATAATATCACTGAAAAAACTAGGAATATTACTTCTTTAAACATACATTAACGATTTTAGGATAAGTTAAAGAAAATTTCAAATTCTTTCTTTAAGTTTCTAGAATTTGACAAAAAAGATAACCATTTTGTAAATTTTAATGGTTAGTGGAGGACATAAAGTGAAAATACAGAATAATAAACCATCCAACAATCTACAGCCAAACAATGATAGGTCTAGCTTATGGAGTATACTTATAATACTTGTAATTGGAGGGCTAATAATATACTTAGCATCTCCTATAGGTAATGTAAGATTTACTCCAGAAATAAGCTATACTGAATTTACAAAGATGGTGAAAAATAAGCAGGTTATTAAAGTAACCATAGAAAATGGTAGAATAATTTATGGTGAAGCCTTATCAAAAGATAAAGGCGGTGTTTTTTCGTTTAAGGTTCTACTTCCACATTTTGCAGATTCAAAGTTTTTAGATTTCCTTACAGAGAATGGAGTCGACGTTTACGGCAGGGATACAACTGGAATGTCGGACTTAATAAATATACTTCTTTTTGTAGGTATTTTAATAGGTGGTCTTTTGTTACTAAGTTGGTTTTTTGGGAGACAGGTTGGGAATAATCCTGACAACACAAGAATTTTCAATTTCACAAGAAGTAGAGCAAGGATTTATAAAGATCCTCCCAAAAAAGTTACCTTCAAAGATGTAGCAGGTATTGAAGAAGTTAAAGAAGAAGTAATGGAAATAGTCGATTTTCTTAAGGATCCAAAGAAGTACATAAAGATTGGTGCAAGAATACCCAAAGGTATATTATTTGTAGGACCTCCAGGAACCGGTAAGACATTACTAGCTAAGGCAATAGCTGGTGAAGCTGGGGTACCTTTTTTGAGCATGAGTGGTTCTGAATTTGTCGAAATGTTTGTTGGAGTCGGTGCAAGTAGAGTAAGAGATCTATTTGATCAAGCACGTAAGAATGCTCCTTGCATTGTGTTTATAGACGAAATAGATGCTGTTGGTAGATTTAGAGGTGCAGGACTTGGTGGAGGACATGATGAAAGAGAACAAACTCTAAATCAATTATTAGCTGAAATGGATGGATTTGACTCTCAAGAAGGAATAATAGTAATTGCTGCAACTAATAGACCAGATATTCTTGATCCTGCATTACTTAGGCCTGGTAGATTCGATAGACAGATCGTTGTTGACATACCCGATATAAAAGCAAGAGAAGAAATCCTCAAAGTACACATTAAGAAAATCCAAGTTGGTGATGATGTTGATATATCTGTAATAGCTAAAAGTACACCAGGTTTTACCGGTGCTGATCTTGAAAACTTGGTAAACGAAGCAGCACTCATCGCAGCAAGAGAAAATTCAGAGAAAGTTTGTATGAAACATTTTGAAAAGGCAAGGGATAAAGTACTAATGGGACCTGAAAAGAAGGTATACATTATAACTCCAGAAGAGAAAACAATAACCGCATTTCACGAAGCAGGACATGCAGTAGTCGCACA
Coding sequences within:
- the ftsA gene encoding cell division protein FtsA, with product MPSKNQNSNIIASVDVGSYKTACVIAEVISKDDVRILGAGQVLSEGVKRGTIVNIQEASNSIMKAVEDAEIMAGIQIDSLYVGLSGIYCEGINTKSVVAVNNRDREITEVEVKRAINSATERVVPMNKEVIHVIPQQYSVDNQDGIKNPLGMNGTRLEVSLRIINANVTQLQNLIKAVSKTNLGINDFILGSIAESEIILTEEEKDLGVVLIDIGGGTTEVVGYYNGNVWFNGSIPLGGIDITSDISTIFKTTLQQSEKIKKLYGHSSPLQVDENETIEVQMINKRIKTIKRIDLAKVVEARVEEIFSEIKKLLENSGMYDIATAGVVLTGGSSLIPGIEETAENVFDLPCRVGYIENIGGVADAVKNPTFSKAVGLIYYPLLKGNVILQNSNQNRVDFLKKIKDFINNFFFGE
- the ispH gene encoding 4-hydroxy-3-methylbut-2-enyl diphosphate reductase, whose protein sequence is MEVEIAKDVGFCFGVRKAVDKLDEVLNTQKEKVYVTGDLIHNKDFLKKYDGKNVEFNEDISSYNERGLVVIRAHGISDSEREKLKNNPNLVEIIDASCPYVLRVHYLTKKMVKEGYHIVIIGESSHPETRGYYLNVKDNATVVYSKEEINNIPRVKKIAVFPQTTMNYQKFKSIVSELVTEFGEVRVFMTICPPVYNRQKSVEELSKECDLMVVLGGYNSSNTKKLRDLCARYTEAIHIENISQLDTSILKGKKKVGIAAGTSTPDWIINEAYQFLKNYNPE
- the ftsH gene encoding ATP-dependent zinc metalloprotease FtsH — its product is MKIQNNKPSNNLQPNNDRSSLWSILIILVIGGLIIYLASPIGNVRFTPEISYTEFTKMVKNKQVIKVTIENGRIIYGEALSKDKGGVFSFKVLLPHFADSKFLDFLTENGVDVYGRDTTGMSDLINILLFVGILIGGLLLLSWFFGRQVGNNPDNTRIFNFTRSRARIYKDPPKKVTFKDVAGIEEVKEEVMEIVDFLKDPKKYIKIGARIPKGILFVGPPGTGKTLLAKAIAGEAGVPFLSMSGSEFVEMFVGVGASRVRDLFDQARKNAPCIVFIDEIDAVGRFRGAGLGGGHDEREQTLNQLLAEMDGFDSQEGIIVIAATNRPDILDPALLRPGRFDRQIVVDIPDIKAREEILKVHIKKIQVGDDVDISVIAKSTPGFTGADLENLVNEAALIAARENSEKVCMKHFEKARDKVLMGPEKKVYIITPEEKTITAFHEAGHAVVAHLLPYADPIYKVSIIPRGRALGVTQQLPINDRKLYNKEMLLQMIMGILGGRAAEEITFGPKFISNGAQNDIEKATKIARAMVCEWGMSDLLGPIQYGEKEGPVFLGKDIVVKKTYSDRIAEVIDSEIKSIVNNCYTETINLLKQNIDKLKELAKELLQKETLSSEDIERILGKKPEKNDVFSNVLTELKPVVNTN